From a single Rutidosis leptorrhynchoides isolate AG116_Rl617_1_P2 chromosome 5, CSIRO_AGI_Rlap_v1, whole genome shotgun sequence genomic region:
- the LOC139849003 gene encoding uncharacterized protein, giving the protein MSIILNVWSSNVSLMKEDLTKVPVWIKLHDVPLTGFTTVGLSVIASNIGRPMMLDSYTSTMCLESWGHPNIVRAMIEVSAECELKDSIRVGTPNTDGRFTKDVVMIEYEWKPPHCACCKVFGHRESQCPKQVVQEPVKVTQVDKDGFKKVTYKKQGTKVVKQVGFM; this is encoded by the coding sequence ATGTCGATTATTTTAAATGTGTGGTCATCTAATGTCTCCCTTATGAAAGAAGATCTTACAAAAGTTCCGGTTTGGATCAAGTTGCATGACGTGCCCCTTACCGGCTTTACTACAGTAGGTCTTAGTGTTATAGCTTCGAATATTGGAAGACCAATGATGTTGGATTCATACACTAGTACTATGTGTCTTGAGTCATGGGGTCATCCTAATATTGTTCGAGCTATGATTGAAGTTTCGGCTGAGTGTGAACTGAAGGATAGTATTAGGGTAGGCACACCAAATACTGATGGCAGGTTTACTAAGGACGTTGTCATGATAGAGTACGAATGGAAACCACCACATTGTGCTTGTTGCAAAGTGTTTGGACATAGAGAGTCTCAATGTCCAAAACAGGTTGTGCAAGAACCTGTTAAGGTTACACAAGTTGATAAGGATGGTTTTAAGAAGGTGACCTATAAGAAACAGGGCACTAAAGTTGTGAAACAAGTCGGTTTCATGTAA